The Odocoileus virginianus isolate 20LAN1187 ecotype Illinois chromosome 3, Ovbor_1.2, whole genome shotgun sequence genome includes a window with the following:
- the PNPLA6 gene encoding patatin-like phospholipase domain-containing protein 6 isoform X4 has protein sequence MGTSRAEPSVISGADLAPLDGVPGVPAPGEGLTGPVCDAQPVPFVPQVLGMMIGAGVAVLVTAVLILLLVRRLRVPKTPAPEGPRYRFRKRDKVLFYGRKIMRKVSQSTSSLVDASVSTTSRPRMKKKLKMLNIAKKILRIQKEAPTLQRKEPPPAVLEADLTEGDLANSHLPSEVLYMLKNVRVLGHFEKPLFLELCRHMVFQRLSQGDYVFRPGQPDASIYVVQDGLLELCLPGPDGKECVVKEVVPGDSVNSLLSILDVITGHQHPQRTVSARAARDSTVLRLPVEAFSAVFTKYPESLVRVVQIIMVRLQRVTFLALHNYLGLTNELFSHEIQPLRLFPSPGLPPRTSPVRGSKRMVSAAASEELRETPGRPSDPTGAPLPGTGVTQGDPVKPTSLETSSAPLLSRCISMPVDISGLQGGPRSDFDMAYERGRISVSLQEEASGGFQAASARTPSQELREQPAGACEYSYCEDELAPGSCPFGPYQGRQTSSIFEAAKQELAKLMQIEDPTLLNSRVLLHHAKAGTIIARQGDQDVSLHFVLWGSLHVYQRMIDKAEDVCLFVVQPGELVGQLAVLTGEPLIFTLRAQRDCTFLRISKSDFYEIMRAQPSVVLSAAQTVAARMSPFVRQMDFAIDWTAVEAGRALYRQGDRSDCTYIVLNGRLRSVIQRGSGKKELVGEYGRGDLIGVVEALTRQPRATTVHAVRDTELAKLPEGTLGHIKRRYPQVVTRLIHLLSQKILGNLQQLRGPFPAGSGLGVPPHSELTNPASNLSTVAVLPVCAEVPMVAFMLELQHALQAIGPTLLLNSDIIRARLGASALDSIQEFRLSGWLAQQEDTHRIVLYQTDTSLTPWTVRCLRQADCILIVGLGDQEPTLGQLEQMLENTAVRALKQLVLLHREEGAGPTRTVEWLNMRSWCSGHLHLRCPRRLFSRRSPAKLHELYEKVFSRRADRHSDFSRLARVLTGNTIALVLGGGGARGCSHIGVLKALEEAGVPVDLVGGTSIGSFIGALYAEERSASRTKQRAREWAKSMTSVLEPVLDLTYPVTSMFTGSAFNRSIHRVFQDKQIEDLWLPYFNVTTDITSSAMRVHKDGSLWRYVRASMTLSGYLPPLCDPKDGHLLMDGGYINNLPADIARSMGAKTVIAIDVGSQDETDLSTYGDSLSGWWLLWKRLNPWADKIKVPDMAEIQSRLAYVSCVRQLEVVKSSSYCEYLRPPIDCFKTMDFGKFDQIYDVGYQYGSTVFGGWSRGDIIEKMLTDRRSADLNESRRADVLAFPSSGFTDLAEIVSRIEPPTTSYVSVSDGCADGEESDCLTEYEEDAGPECSRDEGGSPEGASPSTALEMEEEKSSLRHRRWLPQEPSSPAADT, from the exons GATCCTGCGCATCCAGAAAGAGGCGCCCACGCTGCAGCGGAAGGAACCCCCGCCTGCTGTGCTGGAGGCTGACCTGACCGAGGGTGACCTGGCCAACTCCCACCTGCCCTCCGAGGTGCTCTACATGCTCAAGAACGTCCG GGTGCTGGGCCACTTTGAGAAGCCACTCTTCCTGGAGCTGTGCCGCCACATGGTCTTCCAGCGGCTCAGCCAGGGCGACTATGTCTTCCGGCCTGGCCAGCCGGACGCGAGCATCTACGTGGTACAGGACGGGCTCCTGGAGCTGTGTCTGCCGGGGCCT GACGGGAAGGAGTGTGTGGTGAAGGAAGTGGTTCCTGGGGACAGTGTCAACAGCCTCCTGAGCATACTGGATGTCATCACT GGCCACCAGCATCCCCAGCGTACTGTGTCCGCCCGGGCAGCCCGAGACTCCACGGTGCTGCGGCTGCCGGTCGAGGCTTTCTCAGCCGTGTTTACCAAGTACCCGGAGAGCCTGGTGCGAGTGGTGCAG ATCATCATGGTGAGGCTGCAGCGGGTCACGTTCCTGGCACTTCACAACTACCTGGGCCTGACCAATGAGCTCTTCAGCCAT GAGATCCAGCCGCTGCGCCTCTTCCCTAGCCCGGGCCTCCCACCCCGCACCAGCCCGGTGCGTGGCTCCAAGCGGATGGTCAGTGCCGCGGCCTCAGAGGAGCTGAGGGAGACCCCTGGCCGGCCGTCTGACCCCACTGGGGCCCCACTGCCCGGGACTGGAGTTACCCAAG gggacccagTGAAGCCCACATCCCTGGAAACCTCCTCAGCCCCCTTGCTGAGTCGCTGCATCTCCATGCCAGTGGATATCTCAG GCTTGCAGGGTGGCCCCCGCTCGGACTTCGACATGGCATATGAACGGGGCCGGATCTCTGTGTCCCTGCAAGAAGAGGCTTCAGGGGGGTTCCAGGCAGCCTCAGCTCGG ACTCCCAGTCAGGAGCTCCGGGAGCAGCCAGCAGGCGCCTGTGAGTACAGCTACTGTGAGGACGAGTTGGCCCCCGGCAGCTGCCCCTTCGGGCCCTACCAGGGCCGCCAGACAAGCAGCATCTTTGAGGCAGCAAAGCAGGAGCTGGCCAAGCTGATGCAGATTGAG GATCCCACCCTTCTGAATAGTCGAGTTCTGCTACATCATGCCAAAGCTGGCACCATCATTGCCCGCCAGGGGGACCAG GATGTGAGCCTGCACTTCGTGCTGTGGGGCAGTCTGCATGTGTACCAGCGCATGATCGACAAGGCGGAAGACGTGTGCCTGTTTGTGGTACAGCCCGGGGAGCTAGTGGGACAGCTGGCTGTGCTCACCGGCGAGCCCCTCATCTTCACGCTTCGAGCCCAGCGTGACTGCACCTTCCTGCGGATCTCCAAGTCTGACTTCTACGA GATCATGCGTGCACAGCCCAGCGTGGTGCTGAGCGCCGCACAAACCGTGGCCGCCAGGATGTCGCCCTTCGTGCGCCAGATGGACTTCGCCATCGACTGGACTGCAGTGGAGGCGGGACGCGCATTGTACAG GCAGGGCGACCGTTCAGACTGCACCTACATCGTGCTAAACGGGCGGCTTCGTAGTGTCATTCAGAGGGGCAGTGGCAAAAAAGAGCTGGTGGGCGAGTACGGCCGCGGGGATCTCATAGGAGTG GTGGAGGCGCTGACAAGGCAACCACGTGCCACGACGGTGCACGCGGTGCGCGACACGGAGCTGGCCAAACTCCCCGAGGGCACCCTGGGCCACATCAAACGTCGATACCCGCAG GTCGTGACTCGCCTCATCCACCTGCTGAGTCAGAAGATTTTGGGGAATTTGCAGCAGCTGCGAGGACCCTTCCCAG CAGGCTCGGGACTAGGTGTCCCCCCTCACTCGGAGCTCACCAACCCTGCCAGCAACCTGTCAACAGTGGCAGTGCTGCCCGTGTGTGCCGAGGTGCCCATGGTGGCCTTCATGCTGGAGCTGCAGCACGCTCTGCAAGCCATTG GCCCCACGCTCCTCCTCAACAGTGACATCATCCGGGCCCGCCTGGGGGCCTCTGCACTGGAcag CATTCAAGAATTCCGACTGTCAGGGTGGCTGGCCCAGCAGGAGGACACGCACCGCATCGTGCTCTACCAAACAGACACATCGCTGACGCCCTGGACCGTGCGTTGCCTGCGCCAGGCCGACTGCATCCTCATCGTGGGCCTGGGCGACCAGGAGCCCACACTCGGCCAG CTGGAGCAGATGCTGGAGAACACGGCAGTGCGCGCCCTCAAGCAGCTGGTCCTGCTGCACCGCGAGGAGGGCGCAGGCCCCACGCGCACTGTGGAGTGGCTAAACATGCGCAGTTGGTGCTCGGGACACCTGCATCTGCGCTGTCCGCGCCGCCTTTTCTCACGCCGCAGCCCGGCCAAGCTG CACGAGCTCTACGAGAAGGTTTTCTCCAGGCGCGCAGACCGGCACAGCGACTTCTCCCGCCTAGCGCGGGTGCTCACAGGCAACACCATCGCCCTGGtgctgggcgggggcggggccag GGGCTGCTCGCACATCGGGGTGCTGAAGGCATTAGAGGAGGCGGGGGTCCCCGTTGACCTGGTGGGCGGCACCTCCATCGGCTCCTTCATTGGGGCCCTGTACGCCGAGGAGCGGAGCGCCAGCCGCACTAAACAGCGGGCCCGGGAGTGGGCTAAG AGCATGACTTCGGTGCTGGAGCCCGTACTGGACCTCACCTACCCCGTCACCTCCATGTTCACGGGGTCAGCCTTCAACCGCAGCATCCACCGTGTCTTCCAGGACAAGCAGATCGAG GACCTGTGGCTGCCATACTTCAACGTGACCACAGACATCACCTCCTCGGCCATGCGTGTCCACAAAGATG GCTCCCTGTGGCGATACGTGCGTGCCAGCATGACGCTCTCGGGCTACCTGCCACCGCTGTGCGACCCCAAGGACGGGCATCTCCTCATGGATGGCGGCTACATCAACAACCTGCCAG CGGACATCGCCCGCAGCATGGGTGCCAAGACAGTCATCGCCATCGACGTGGGAAGCCAGGACGAGACAGACCTTAGCACATACGGGGACAGCCTGTCTGGCTGGTGGCTGCTGTGGAAGCGGCTGAACCCCTGGGCAGACAAGATCAAGGTTCCAGACATGGCAGAGATCCAGTCTCGCCTGGCCTACGTGTCCTGCGTGCGACAGCTGGAGGTTGTGAAGTCCAGCTCCTACTGTGAGTACCTGCGCCCACCCATCGACTGCTTCAAGACCATGGACTTCGGAAAGTTCGACCAGATCTAT GATGTGGGCTACCAGTATGGATCGACCGTCTTCGGGGGCTGGAGCCGGGGTGACATcattgaaaagatgctcacagaCCGGCGGTCTGCCGACCTGAACGAGAGCCGCCGTGCAGAC GTGCTCGCCTTCCCCAGCTCCGGCTTCACTGACTTGGCGGAGATAGTGTCCCGGATCGAGCCACCCACCACGAGCTACGTTTCGGTTTCCGACGGCTGTGCTGATG GGGAGGAGTCGGACTGCCTGACGGAGTACGAGGAGGACGCGGGCCCCGAGTGCTCACGGGACGAAGGGGGCTCTCCGGAGGGCGCAAGCCCCAGCACTGCCTTGGAGATG gaggaggagaagtcGAGCCTCCGGCACCGGCGCTGGCTGCCGCAGGAACCCTCCAGCCCTGCTGCGGATACCTGA
- the PNPLA6 gene encoding patatin-like phospholipase domain-containing protein 6 isoform X1, whose amino-acid sequence MGTSRAEPSVISGADLAPLDGVPGVPAPGEGLTGPVCDAQPVPFVPQVLGMMIGAGVAVLVTAVLILLLVRRLRVPKTPAPEGPRYRFRKRDKVLFYGRKIMRKVSQSTSSLVDASVSTTSRPRMKKKLKMLNIAKKILRIQKEAPTLQRKEPPPAVLEADLTEGDLANSHLPSEVLYMLKNVRVLGHFEKPLFLELCRHMVFQRLSQGDYVFRPGQPDASIYVVQDGLLELCLPGPDGKECVVKEVVPGDSVNSLLSILDVITGHQHPQRTVSARAARDSTVLRLPVEAFSAVFTKYPESLVRVVQIIMVRLQRVTFLALHNYLGLTNELFSHEIQPLRLFPSPGLPPRTSPVRGSKRMVSAAASEELRETPGRPSDPTGAPLPGTGVTQGDPVKPTSLETSSAPLLSRCISMPVDISGLQGGPRSDFDMAYERGRISVSLQEEASGGFQAASARTPSQELREQPAGACEYSYCEDELAPGSCPFGPYQGRQTSSIFEAAKQELAKLMQIEDPTLLNSRVLLHHAKAGTIIARQGDQDVSLHFVLWGSLHVYQRMIDKAEDVCLFVVQPGELVGQLAVLTGEPLIFTLRAQRDCTFLRISKSDFYEIMRAQPSVVLSAAQTVAARMSPFVRQMDFAIDWTAVEAGRALYRQGDRSDCTYIVLNGRLRSVIQRGSGKKELVGEYGRGDLIGVVEALTRQPRATTVHAVRDTELAKLPEGTLGHIKRRYPQVVTRLIHLLSQKILGNLQQLRGPFPAGSGLGVPPHSELTNPASNLSTVAVLPVCAEVPMVAFMLELQHALQAIGPTLLLNSDIIRARLGASALDSIQEFRLSGWLAQQEDTHRIVLYQTDTSLTPWTVRCLRQADCILIVGLGDQEPTLGQLEQMLENTAVRALKQLVLLHREEGAGPTRTVEWLNMRSWCSGHLHLRCPRRLFSRRSPAKLHELYEKVFSRRADRHSDFSRLARVLTGNTIALVLGGGGARGCSHIGVLKALEEAGVPVDLVGGTSIGSFIGALYAEERSASRTKQRAREWAKSMTSVLEPVLDLTYPVTSMFTGSAFNRSIHRVFQDKQIEDLWLPYFNVTTDITSSAMRVHKDGSLWRYVRASMTLSGYLPPLCDPKDGHLLMDGGYINNLPADIARSMGAKTVIAIDVGSQDETDLSTYGDSLSGWWLLWKRLNPWADKIKVPDMAEIQSRLAYVSCVRQLEVVKSSSYCEYLRPPIDCFKTMDFGKFDQIYDVGYQYGSTVFGGWSRGDIIEKMLTDRRSADLNESRRADVLAFPSSGFTDLAEIVSRIEPPTTSYVSVSDGCADGEESDCLTEYEEDAGPECSRDEGGSPEGASPSTALEMGVGGHPLSPQEEEKSSLRHRRWLPQEPSSPAADT is encoded by the exons GATCCTGCGCATCCAGAAAGAGGCGCCCACGCTGCAGCGGAAGGAACCCCCGCCTGCTGTGCTGGAGGCTGACCTGACCGAGGGTGACCTGGCCAACTCCCACCTGCCCTCCGAGGTGCTCTACATGCTCAAGAACGTCCG GGTGCTGGGCCACTTTGAGAAGCCACTCTTCCTGGAGCTGTGCCGCCACATGGTCTTCCAGCGGCTCAGCCAGGGCGACTATGTCTTCCGGCCTGGCCAGCCGGACGCGAGCATCTACGTGGTACAGGACGGGCTCCTGGAGCTGTGTCTGCCGGGGCCT GACGGGAAGGAGTGTGTGGTGAAGGAAGTGGTTCCTGGGGACAGTGTCAACAGCCTCCTGAGCATACTGGATGTCATCACT GGCCACCAGCATCCCCAGCGTACTGTGTCCGCCCGGGCAGCCCGAGACTCCACGGTGCTGCGGCTGCCGGTCGAGGCTTTCTCAGCCGTGTTTACCAAGTACCCGGAGAGCCTGGTGCGAGTGGTGCAG ATCATCATGGTGAGGCTGCAGCGGGTCACGTTCCTGGCACTTCACAACTACCTGGGCCTGACCAATGAGCTCTTCAGCCAT GAGATCCAGCCGCTGCGCCTCTTCCCTAGCCCGGGCCTCCCACCCCGCACCAGCCCGGTGCGTGGCTCCAAGCGGATGGTCAGTGCCGCGGCCTCAGAGGAGCTGAGGGAGACCCCTGGCCGGCCGTCTGACCCCACTGGGGCCCCACTGCCCGGGACTGGAGTTACCCAAG gggacccagTGAAGCCCACATCCCTGGAAACCTCCTCAGCCCCCTTGCTGAGTCGCTGCATCTCCATGCCAGTGGATATCTCAG GCTTGCAGGGTGGCCCCCGCTCGGACTTCGACATGGCATATGAACGGGGCCGGATCTCTGTGTCCCTGCAAGAAGAGGCTTCAGGGGGGTTCCAGGCAGCCTCAGCTCGG ACTCCCAGTCAGGAGCTCCGGGAGCAGCCAGCAGGCGCCTGTGAGTACAGCTACTGTGAGGACGAGTTGGCCCCCGGCAGCTGCCCCTTCGGGCCCTACCAGGGCCGCCAGACAAGCAGCATCTTTGAGGCAGCAAAGCAGGAGCTGGCCAAGCTGATGCAGATTGAG GATCCCACCCTTCTGAATAGTCGAGTTCTGCTACATCATGCCAAAGCTGGCACCATCATTGCCCGCCAGGGGGACCAG GATGTGAGCCTGCACTTCGTGCTGTGGGGCAGTCTGCATGTGTACCAGCGCATGATCGACAAGGCGGAAGACGTGTGCCTGTTTGTGGTACAGCCCGGGGAGCTAGTGGGACAGCTGGCTGTGCTCACCGGCGAGCCCCTCATCTTCACGCTTCGAGCCCAGCGTGACTGCACCTTCCTGCGGATCTCCAAGTCTGACTTCTACGA GATCATGCGTGCACAGCCCAGCGTGGTGCTGAGCGCCGCACAAACCGTGGCCGCCAGGATGTCGCCCTTCGTGCGCCAGATGGACTTCGCCATCGACTGGACTGCAGTGGAGGCGGGACGCGCATTGTACAG GCAGGGCGACCGTTCAGACTGCACCTACATCGTGCTAAACGGGCGGCTTCGTAGTGTCATTCAGAGGGGCAGTGGCAAAAAAGAGCTGGTGGGCGAGTACGGCCGCGGGGATCTCATAGGAGTG GTGGAGGCGCTGACAAGGCAACCACGTGCCACGACGGTGCACGCGGTGCGCGACACGGAGCTGGCCAAACTCCCCGAGGGCACCCTGGGCCACATCAAACGTCGATACCCGCAG GTCGTGACTCGCCTCATCCACCTGCTGAGTCAGAAGATTTTGGGGAATTTGCAGCAGCTGCGAGGACCCTTCCCAG CAGGCTCGGGACTAGGTGTCCCCCCTCACTCGGAGCTCACCAACCCTGCCAGCAACCTGTCAACAGTGGCAGTGCTGCCCGTGTGTGCCGAGGTGCCCATGGTGGCCTTCATGCTGGAGCTGCAGCACGCTCTGCAAGCCATTG GCCCCACGCTCCTCCTCAACAGTGACATCATCCGGGCCCGCCTGGGGGCCTCTGCACTGGAcag CATTCAAGAATTCCGACTGTCAGGGTGGCTGGCCCAGCAGGAGGACACGCACCGCATCGTGCTCTACCAAACAGACACATCGCTGACGCCCTGGACCGTGCGTTGCCTGCGCCAGGCCGACTGCATCCTCATCGTGGGCCTGGGCGACCAGGAGCCCACACTCGGCCAG CTGGAGCAGATGCTGGAGAACACGGCAGTGCGCGCCCTCAAGCAGCTGGTCCTGCTGCACCGCGAGGAGGGCGCAGGCCCCACGCGCACTGTGGAGTGGCTAAACATGCGCAGTTGGTGCTCGGGACACCTGCATCTGCGCTGTCCGCGCCGCCTTTTCTCACGCCGCAGCCCGGCCAAGCTG CACGAGCTCTACGAGAAGGTTTTCTCCAGGCGCGCAGACCGGCACAGCGACTTCTCCCGCCTAGCGCGGGTGCTCACAGGCAACACCATCGCCCTGGtgctgggcgggggcggggccag GGGCTGCTCGCACATCGGGGTGCTGAAGGCATTAGAGGAGGCGGGGGTCCCCGTTGACCTGGTGGGCGGCACCTCCATCGGCTCCTTCATTGGGGCCCTGTACGCCGAGGAGCGGAGCGCCAGCCGCACTAAACAGCGGGCCCGGGAGTGGGCTAAG AGCATGACTTCGGTGCTGGAGCCCGTACTGGACCTCACCTACCCCGTCACCTCCATGTTCACGGGGTCAGCCTTCAACCGCAGCATCCACCGTGTCTTCCAGGACAAGCAGATCGAG GACCTGTGGCTGCCATACTTCAACGTGACCACAGACATCACCTCCTCGGCCATGCGTGTCCACAAAGATG GCTCCCTGTGGCGATACGTGCGTGCCAGCATGACGCTCTCGGGCTACCTGCCACCGCTGTGCGACCCCAAGGACGGGCATCTCCTCATGGATGGCGGCTACATCAACAACCTGCCAG CGGACATCGCCCGCAGCATGGGTGCCAAGACAGTCATCGCCATCGACGTGGGAAGCCAGGACGAGACAGACCTTAGCACATACGGGGACAGCCTGTCTGGCTGGTGGCTGCTGTGGAAGCGGCTGAACCCCTGGGCAGACAAGATCAAGGTTCCAGACATGGCAGAGATCCAGTCTCGCCTGGCCTACGTGTCCTGCGTGCGACAGCTGGAGGTTGTGAAGTCCAGCTCCTACTGTGAGTACCTGCGCCCACCCATCGACTGCTTCAAGACCATGGACTTCGGAAAGTTCGACCAGATCTAT GATGTGGGCTACCAGTATGGATCGACCGTCTTCGGGGGCTGGAGCCGGGGTGACATcattgaaaagatgctcacagaCCGGCGGTCTGCCGACCTGAACGAGAGCCGCCGTGCAGAC GTGCTCGCCTTCCCCAGCTCCGGCTTCACTGACTTGGCGGAGATAGTGTCCCGGATCGAGCCACCCACCACGAGCTACGTTTCGGTTTCCGACGGCTGTGCTGATG GGGAGGAGTCGGACTGCCTGACGGAGTACGAGGAGGACGCGGGCCCCGAGTGCTCACGGGACGAAGGGGGCTCTCCGGAGGGCGCAAGCCCCAGCACTGCCTTGGAGATG GGCGTGGGGGGCCACCCCTTGTCCccacaggaggaggagaagtcGAGCCTCCGGCACCGGCGCTGGCTGCCGCAGGAACCCTCCAGCCCTGCTGCGGATACCTGA